From the genome of Chelonia mydas isolate rCheMyd1 chromosome 2, rCheMyd1.pri.v2, whole genome shotgun sequence, one region includes:
- the LOC114019593 gene encoding uncharacterized protein LOC114019593 translates to MEGSPVRHAVIEKISQEVGSQLKTLKSLSNTRWACRAEAVTAVKQNYSIILQALQEIIETTRLADAKIKARGLIHELNSLKFIFALHMMHPILQMVVKVSKALHAPDLNLLTAMTGVKSLCNSLAAMRSGPEYFQSIFNDSVKMCVENDILIPPVKKRKMSTCIDDAFESQHHFDTKEEQERITSFYPLLDSRITGIDQ, encoded by the coding sequence ATGGAGGGGAGTCCTGTGCGACATGCAGTAATAGAGAAGATTTCACAAGAAGTAGGATCCCAGTTGAAGACCTTGAAGTCCCTGTCAAACACAAGATGGgcatgcagagcagaagcagtgactgctgtaaaacaaaactactccATCATTTTACAAGCTTTACAAGAGATTATCGAAACAACTCGCCTTGCTGAcgctaaaataaaagccaggggcCTTATCCATGAACTAAATTCATTAAAGTTCATCTTTGCCCTTCATATGATGCACCCTATTCTCCAGATGGTGGTAAAAGTGAGTAAGGCTCTTCACGCTCCAGATCTCAACTTACTTACTGCAATGACAGGGGTGAAAAGCTTGTGTAACTCTTTGGCTGCAATGAGAAGtggcccagaatattttcaatctattttcaaTGACAGTGTGAAAATGTGTGTAGAGAATGATATATTGATTCCTCcagttaagaagagaaaaatgtcCACTTGTATTGATGACGCGTTTGAGTCCCAGCATCACTTTGAtacaaaagaggagcaggagagaataaCTTCATTTTACCCACTCCTAGACTCAAGGATTACCGGCATTGACCAGTGA